The following are encoded together in the Equus quagga isolate Etosha38 chromosome 1, UCLA_HA_Equagga_1.0, whole genome shotgun sequence genome:
- the LOC124250922 gene encoding alpha-2-macroglobulin-like, producing the protein MGKSKYLHPSFILLLLVFMPTNASVSGKPHYMVLVPSLLHSEILEKGCLLLSQLNETVTVSASLESLRENRSLFTDLVAEKDLFHCVSFIVPRSSSNEEVMFLTIQVKGATQEFKKRTTVLIKKKESLVFVQTDKPIYKPGQTVNFRVVVLDENFYPLNELIPLVYIKDPKENRIAQWQNLKLESGLKQLTFPLSSEPFQGSYKVVVQKESGGRAEHPFIVEEFVLPKFEVQVTVPKIITILEQEVNVSVCGLYTYGKPVPGHATVTMCRKYSNPSNCFGRESEAICEKFSQQLNNQGCFSQQVKTKIFQMKREGFAMKLEVEAKIQEEGTEVELTGRGSSEITRTITKLSFVKVDSNFRQGIPFFGQVRLVDGKGVPMPNKLIFITANEANYSSNTTTDEHGLVQFSINTTNIMDTTLTVTVKHKDHSPCHAFQWLSEENEEAHHTANLVFSPSKSFVHLEPMPRELPCGQTQTVQVHYILNGQVLQELKELVFYYLMMAKGGIVRNGTHTLPVEQGDMRGHFSVSVLVESDIAPIARLLVYTILPDGEVVGDSAKYEIENCLANKVDLSFSPTQSLPGSPAHLRVTASPQSLCALRAVDQSVLLMKPEAELSPASVYSLLPVKDLTGFPESLNQNEEDDGDCVNHRNVYINGIMYSPVSNTNEKDIYSFLKDMGLRVFTNSKIHKPKVCTQHEYFTTRKYGRLLAAPGSVELRGSHEFFREIHVSEPPTETVRKYFPETWIWDLVVVNSSGVGEVGVRVPDTITEWKAGALCLSSNTGFGLSPTASLRAFQPFFVELTIPYSVIRGEAFTLKATVFNYLPKRIRVSVNLEESPAFLAVPGEKEQGSHCISGNGRQTVSWAVTPKSLGNVNFTVSAEALESQELCGTEVAVVPEYGKKDTIIKPLLVEPEGLEKEATFNSLLCPSDAEVSDQLSLKLPPNVVEESARASFSVLGDILGSAMRDTQNLLKMPYGCGEQNMVLFAPNIYVLDYLNETQQLTPEARSKAIGYLNTGYQRQLNYKHHDGSYSTFGERRGRSEGNTWLTAFVLKTFAKARTYIFIDEAHITEALTWLSHKQKDNGCFRSSGSLLNNAIKGGVQDEVTLSAYITISLLEIPLPATHPVVRNALFCLESAWKSAKEGPHGSHVYTKALLAYAFALAGNQDKRREVLESLNEEAVKEDNSVHWTRPQKPKAPVEHFHQPRAPSAEVEMTSYVLLAYLTAHHTPTSEDLTSATHIVKWITKQQNSQGGFSSTQDTVVALHALSKYGAATFTRTGMSAEVTIESSKFSKKFQVDNKNRLLLQQISLPKVPEEYSMRVTGKGCVYLQTSFKYNILPEKEKFPFALEVQTLPQTCEGSKAHTSFQITLNVSYTGSRPASNMAIADVKMVSGFVPLKPTVKTLESSNHVTRTEVSNNHVLIYLDEVTNQTLSLSFTVVQDIPVRDLKPAIVKVYDYYETDEFAIAEYNAPCSKDLGNA; encoded by the exons GTCCCAAGATCGTCATCCAATGAGGAGGTGATGTTCCTCACTATCCAAGTCAAAGGAGCAACCCAAGAATTCAAGAAGCGGACCACAGTgctgattaaaaagaaagagagcctGGTCTTTGTCCAGACAGACAAACCCATCTACAAACCAGGGCAGACAG TGAACTTTCGTGTTGTCGTGTTGGATGAAAATTTTTATCCCCTGAATGAGTTG ATTCCACTAGTATACATTAAG GACCCCAAAGAAAATCGCATTGCACAATGGCAGAATCTTAAGCTAGAGAGTGGCCTCAAGCAACTGACCTTCCCCCTCTCATCAGAGCCCTTTCAGGGCTCCTATAAGGTGGTGGTACAGAAGGAATCGGGTGGAAGGGCAGAGCACCCCTTCATCGTGGAGGAATTTG TGCTTCCCAAGTTTGAAGTGCAAGTAACAGTGCCAAAGATAATCACCATCTTGGAACAAGAGGTGAATGTGTCAGTGTGTGGCCT ATACACGTATGGGAAGCCTGTCCCAGGACATGCGACCGTGACCATGTGCAGAAAATATAGTAACCCTTCTAACTGCTTTGGCAGAGAGTCAGAGGCTATCTGTGAGAAATTCAGTCAGCAG cTAAACAACCAGGGCTGCTTCTCTCAGCAAGTGAAAACCAAGATCTTTCAGATGAAGAGAGAAGGGTTTGCAATGAAACTTGAAGTGGAGGCCAAGATCCAAGAAGAGGGAACAG aggtGGAATTAACCGGAAGAGGATCCAGTGAAATAACAAGAACCATAACCAAACTCTCCTTTGTGAAAGTGGACTCGAACTTTAGACAAGGGATCCCGTTCTTTGGGCAG GTGCGCCTAGTAGATGGGAAAGGTGTCCCCATGCCAAATAAACTCATCTTCATCACAGCAAATGAAGCTAACTATTCTTCCAACACTACCACTGATGAGCATGGGCTAGTGCAGTTCTCCATCAACACCACCAACATCATGGATACCACCCTCACCGTCACG gtCAAACACAAGGATCATAGCCCTTGTCATGCCTTTCAATGGCTGTCAGAAGAAAACGAAGAAGCTCATCACACTGCTAATCTTGTATTCTCCCCAAGCAAGAGTTTTGTCCACCTTGAGCCCATGCCTCGTGAACTGCCCTGTGGCCAAACTCAGACAGTCCAAGTACACTATATTCTAAATGGACAGGTCCTGCAGGAGCTGAAGGAGCTTGTGTTCTATTATCTG ATGATGGCAAAGGGAGGCATTGTCCGAAATGGAACTCACACACTGCCTGTGGAGCAGGGAGACA TGAGAGGCCATTTTTCTGTGTCAGTCCTGGTGGAGTCAGACATCGCTCCCATTGCTCGACTGCTCGTCTATACCATTTTACCTGATGGGGAAGTGGTTGGGGATTCTGCAAAATATGAAATTGAAAACTGTCTGGCCAACAAG GTGGATTTGAGCTTCAGCCCAACACAGAGTCTCCCGGGCTCACCCGCCCACCTGCGAGTCACAGCTTCTCCTCAGTCCCTCTGCGCCCTCCGTGCCGTGGACCAAAGTGTGCTGCTCATGAAGCCTGAGGCAGAGCTGTCCCCGGCCTCA GTTTATAGCCTGCTACCAGTAAAGGACCTCACTGGTTTTCCTGAGAGTTTAAATCAAAATGAGGAAGACGATGGAGACTGTGTCAATCACCGTAATGTCTATATCAATGGAATCATGTATTCCCCAGTatcaaatacaaatgaaaaagatatCTACAGCTTCCTAAAG GATATGGGCTTAAGGGTATTTACCAACTCAAAGATTCATAAGCCCAAGGTATGTACCCAGCATGAATACTTTACAACACGGAAGTATGGAAGACTATTAGCTGCTCcag GCTCAGTTGAATTGAGAGGAAGCCACGAGTTTTTCAGGGAGATACATGTTTCAGAgcctcccacagagactgtgaGAAAGTACTTCCCTGAGACCTGGATCTGGGATTTGGTGGTAGTAAA CTCATCAGGTGTGGGTGAAGTAGGAGTAAGAGTCCCTGATACCATCACTGAGTGGAAGGCAGGGGCCCTCTGCCTGTCCAGTAACACTGGATTTGGTCTCTCTCCAACTGCCTCCCTCCGAGCCTTCCAGCCCTTCTTTGTGGAGCTCACAATTCCCTACTCTGTGATCCGAGGAGAAGCCTTCACACTCAAGGCCACAGTGTTCAACTACCTCCCCAAACGCATCCGG GTCAGTGTGAATCTGGAGGAGTCTCCTGCATTTCTAGCTGTCCCAGGAGAGAAGGAACAAGGGTCTCACTGCATCTCTGGGAATGGCCGACAAACTGTGTCCTGGGCAGTAACTCCAAAGTCATTAG GGAATGTGAATTTCACCGTGAGTGCAGAGGCACTGGAGTCTCAAGAGCTGTGTGGGACTGAGGTGGCTGTGGTCCCTGAATATGGAAAGAAAGACACAATCATCAAGCCTCTGTTGGTTGAA CCTGAAGGGCTAGAGAAGGAAGCAACATTCAACTCCTTGCTTTGTCCGTCAG atGCTGAGGTGTCTGATCAATTATCTCTGAAGCTGCCGCCAAATGTAGTAGAAGAATCTGCCCGAGCCTCCTTCTCAGTTTTGG GAGACATATTAGGCTCTGCCATGAGAGACACACAAAATCTCCTCAAAATGCCCTATGGCTGTGGAGAACAGAATATGGTCCTCTTTGCTCCTAATATCTATGTTCTGGATTATCTAAATGAAACACAGCAGCTGACTCCAGAGGCCAGATCCAAGGCCATTGGCTACCTTAACACTG GTTATCAGAGACAGCTGAACTACAAGCACCATGATGGCTCCTACAGCACCTTTGGGGAGCGACGTGGCAGAAGTGAGGGCAATACCTG GCTCACAGCCTTTGTACTGAAGACTTTTGCAAAGGCTCGAACCTATATCTTCATCGATGAAGCACACATTACCGAAGCCCTCACTTGGCTCTCCCACAAGCAGAAGGACAATGGCTGTTTCAGGAGCTCTGGATCCCTGCTCAACAATGCCATTAAG GGTGGAGTACAAGACGAAGTGACCCTGTCTGCCTATATCACCATTTCCCTTCTGGAGATTCCTCTCCCAGCCACT CACCCTGTTGTCCGCAATGCACTGTTCTGCCTGGAGTCTGCCTGGAAGTCAGCAAAGGAAGGACCCCATGGAAGCCACGTCTACACCAAGGCACTGTTGGCCTATGCTTTTGCCCTGGCAGGTAACCAGGACAAGAGGAGAGAAGTACTCGAGTCACTTAATGAGGAAGCTGTGAAGGAAG ATAATTCTGTCCACTGGACACGACCTCAGAAACCCAAGGCACCAGTGGAACATTTTCACCAACCCCGTGCTCCCTCAGCTGAGGTGGAGATGACATCCTATGTGCTCCTCGCTTACCTCACGGCCCACCACACCCCAACCTCAGAGGACCTGACTTCTGCAACACACATTGTGAAGTGGATCACAAAGCAACAGAATTCCCAAGGGGGATTCTCCTCCACCCAG GACACAGTTGTGGCTCTCCATGCTTTGTCCAAATATGGAGCAGCCACTTTCACCAGGACTGGGATGTCTGCAGAAGTGACCATCGAAtcttcaaaattttccaaaaaattccAAGTGGACAACAAAAACCGCCTGTTACTACAGCAAATTTCATTGCCAAAGGTGCCTGAAGAATATAGCATGAGAGTGACAGGAAAAGGTTGTGTCTACCTCCAG ACGTCGTTCAAATACAATATTctcccagaaaaggaaaagtttccATTTGCTTTGGAGGTGCAGACTTTGCCCCAAACTTGCGAAGGATCCAAAGCCCACACCAGCTTCCAGATCACACTGAACGTCAG TTACACTGGGAGTCGCCCCGCCTCCAACATGGCGATTGCTGATGTGAAGATGGTATCCGGCTTCGTTCCACTAAAACCAACAGTGAAAACG ctTGAAAGCTCTAATCATGTGACCAGAACAGAAGTCAGCAACAACCATGTTTTGATTTACCTTGATGAG gTGACAAATCAGACACTAAGCTTGTCCTTCACAGTTGTACAGGATATCCCAGTAAGAGATCTGAAACCAGCCATAGTGAAAGTCTATGATTACTATGAGACAG atGAGTTTGCAATTGCTGAGTACAATGCTCCTTGCAGCAAAG ATCTTGGAAATGCTTGA